Proteins encoded in a region of the Mucilaginibacter sabulilitoris genome:
- a CDS encoding LysR family transcriptional regulator: protein MVNLEWYRTFKAIYETGTLTGAAEALYVSQPGVSLHLGSLEAYVGYKLFDRTSRKIVSTERGKILYNYIQEALEKLELAEKHFHRSTEKDTPTISIGMCFETFQITLEPYLASLPFNVIIKFGEYPEVLSDLDNGILDLIITPHRGNNKSIEYIPFSKETIVLVAGKNTDTTLFEKLRQQNDMAGLQQWLTGQKWYGTTGDMEHWIRFWYVNFSKRPNFKPNFIVPNLNSIVRCLSSGEGLAVIPDFLCKREIENGEVKLIWEGRQKIENTLHFAMRKKTIYDKEINTIKEIFVKEMA from the coding sequence GTATCGCAGCCTGGTGTTAGTTTGCACCTTGGCTCATTGGAGGCCTATGTGGGTTATAAGCTTTTTGACCGTACTTCCCGTAAAATAGTATCAACAGAGCGCGGTAAAATATTGTATAATTATATACAGGAAGCGCTGGAAAAACTGGAATTGGCCGAAAAGCATTTTCACCGCAGTACCGAGAAAGACACGCCAACTATTAGTATAGGCATGTGCTTTGAAACCTTTCAAATTACGCTGGAGCCTTATCTGGCAAGCTTGCCTTTTAACGTGATCATCAAGTTTGGCGAATACCCTGAAGTGCTGAGCGATTTGGACAATGGTATCCTCGACTTGATTATCACTCCCCATCGGGGCAATAATAAAAGTATTGAATACATTCCTTTCTCCAAAGAGACTATTGTATTGGTAGCCGGTAAAAATACCGACACAACGTTATTTGAAAAATTGCGACAGCAAAACGATATGGCTGGATTACAGCAATGGCTCACCGGCCAGAAATGGTACGGCACAACCGGCGATATGGAACACTGGATAAGGTTCTGGTACGTTAATTTTAGTAAACGCCCCAATTTTAAGCCCAACTTTATTGTCCCTAATTTAAATTCTATTGTACGGTGTTTGAGCAGTGGCGAGGGCCTGGCGGTAATCCCTGATTTTTTATGCAAAAGAGAGATTGAAAACGGAGAGGTAAAGCTGATATGGGAGGGCAGGCAAAAAATTGAGAATACGCTTCATTTTGCCATGCGCAAGAAAACCATTTACGACAAAGAAATTAATACCATTAAGGAAATTTTTGTGAAAGAGATGGCGTAA